One Cucurbita pepo subsp. pepo cultivar mu-cu-16 chromosome LG07, ASM280686v2, whole genome shotgun sequence genomic region harbors:
- the LOC111798313 gene encoding histone-lysine N-methyltransferase SUVR4-like, producing MSSKEKIVKALSATRSIGIPDDQVKPILRDLLKTYDGNWKLIEEDNYRTLVDAYFEHKENEELEGKRGGLMHDQKSPISLKRPREGEQQNQALSTIGSSSHRSVVREDKMSEVNAGQETTKSTQHGIVIRPSENLSSVKPISAIHPDKNAFTNGNMECNSYQICSSSSQCARPLSTAPFQDQCSSYISKCSTSSEHVRPITRDQHNKRNKSHALYNMYDLTKGAEKVKISWVNELGNESIPKFNYIPNNIIFQNANVSISMARISEDECCSSCSGDCLSSSYPCACARETGGDFAYTQEGLLKEEFLNQCMSMGCEPKKEHLFYCEDCPIERSKNDWKPERCKGHLLRKFIKECWSKCGCDMQCGNRVVQRGISCTLQVFFTREGKGWGLRTLNNLPKGSFVCEYVGEVLTNTELYDRNMQRTGNERHTYPVTLDADWGSEGVLEDDELLCLDATYYGNVARFINHRCSDANLIDIPVEVETPDHHYYHLAFFTSREVKALEELTWDYAIDFDDEDHPVKAFECCCGSGFCRDSKKKHKEALL from the exons ATGTCTTCGAAAGAGAAAATTGTCAAGGCATTGAGTGCAACAAGATCAATAGGAATTCCTGATGACCAAGTAAAACCAATTTTGAGGGATCTGCTAAAGACGTATGATGGAAACTGGAAGCTCATTGAAGAAGACAATTATCGCACCTTAGTAGATGCATATTTTGAGCACAAGGAAAATGAG GAATTAGAAGGAAAGAGAGGCGGTCTTATGCATGACCAAAAGTCTCCAATTTCTCTAAAAAGACCACGTGAAGGAGAACAACAGAATCAGGCTTTGTCCACCATTGGTAGCTCAAGCCATAGATCAGTTGTGAGGGAGGATAAAATGTCTGAAGTAAATGCTGGACAGGAAACTACGAAGTCGACTCAACATGGTATAGTCATTAGGCCCAGTGAAAATTTGTCATCAGTGAAACCCATTTCAGCAATTCATCCag ATAAGAATGCatttacaaatggtaacatGGAATGCAATTCCTACCAGATTTGCTCAAGTTCTTCTCAGTGTGCGAGGCCACTGAGTACTGCACCTTTTCAAGATCAATGCAGCAGTTATATTAGCAAGTGTTCAACTTCTTCTGAGCACGTGAGGCCAATTACTCGTGATCAacataataaaagaaataaaagccATGCTTTGTATAATATGTATGACTTGACAAAGGGTGCAGAGAAAGTTAAAATATCTTGGGTTAATGAATTAGGAAATGAGTCTATCCCTAAGTTCAATTACATACCAAACaacataatttttcaaaatgccAATGTCAGCATTTCAATGGCTCGGATTTCAGAGGACGAATGCTGTTCAAGTTGCTCAGGTGATTGCCTTTCATCATCTTATCCATGTGCTTGTGCTCGAGAAACTGGCGGGGATTTTGCTTATACACAAGAAGGTCTACTGAAAGAAGAATTTCTGAATCAATGTATGTCTATGGGATGCGAGCCTAAGAAGGAACATCTTTTTTATTGTGAAGATTGCCCAATCGAGAGGTCAAAGAATGACTGGAAGCCTGAGCGGTGCAAGGGTCATTTGCTCAGGAAGTTTATCAAAGAATGCTGGAGCAAATGTGGATGTGACATGCAATGTGGAAATCGAGTCGTGCAACGAGGTATTTCATGCACATTGCAG GTTTTCTTCACTCGCGAAGGAAAAGGATGGGGTCTCAGAACTCTAAATAACTTACCAAAAGGGTCTTTTGTCTGTGAGTACGTTGGTGAAGTACTGACGAATACGGAGTTGTATGATCGAAATATGCAGAGAACTGGCAATGAGAGGCATACATATCCAGTAACTCTTGATGCGGACTGGGGCTCAGAGGGAGTTTTAGAGGATGACGAGTTACTCTGTTTGGATGCAACTTATTATGGAAATGTTGCAAGATTTATCAACCACAG atGCTCTGATGCAAATCTGATCGACATTCCTGTTGAAGTCGAAACCCCCGATCACCACTATTATCAT CTTGCTTTTTTTACCAGCAGGGAAGTGAAAGCTTTGGAAGAGCTTACATGG GACTATGCAATTGACTTTGACGATGAAGATCATCCTGTGAAGGCATTTGAATGCTGTTGTGGAAGTGGGTTTTGTCGAGATTCGAAGAAGAAACACAAGGAAGCACTTTTATAG
- the LOC111798852 gene encoding cysteine-rich repeat secretory protein 3-like, with amino-acid sequence MHQNQSEVNTRSMKRTSKSMKPISKTAHFFFLLLFLHCHSESDHTALIYHHCTNSQTPTSTSTSEALSSLFKSLITHSTNSTFHTQITALNGIPISGEYQCRGDMSSTACQTCVTQLGILSNRLCAGARNARVQLRGCYMRYETDGEVEEEVKNWELVHKECGQIKGYAYDEGTGARNGALWAVEEGIVRSGNGFWEARNEGVRAVAQCERALFGCDCAECVGRAAEVAQEDCGGALSADVYLNGCYLSYTTYTYPSGYKKNGSSGRVAAIVLGGLASIGLALILLMFFKSCGKKDDD; translated from the exons ATGCACCAGAACCAGAGCGAAGTTAACACAAGATCAATGAAACGCACCTCAAAATCAATGAAACCCATCAGCAAAACTGcacatttcttcttcctcctcctctttctACATTGCCACTCTGAATCAGACCACACAGCCTTAATATACCACCACTGCACCAACAGCCAAACACCCACATCAACATCAACGTCCGAAGCCCTCTCATCCCTCTTCAAATCCCTCATCACACACTCCACAAACTCCACCTTCCACACACAAATCACCGCCCTAAACGGCATCCCCATCTCCGGCGAGTACCAATGCAGAGGCGACATGAGTTCCACCGCCTGCCAAACCTGCGTAACTCAGCTAGGCATTTTGTCGAACAGGTTGTGTGCAGGAGCTAGAAACGCGCGCGTGCAGCTGAGGGGGTGTTACATGCGGTACGAGACGGACGGGGAGGTTGAAGAGGAAGTGAAGAATTGGGAGTTGGTGCATAAGGAGTGTGGACAAATTAAGGGCTATGCTTATGATGAAGGGACCGGCGCGAGAAATGGGGCGCTGTGGGCGGTGGAGGAGGGGATTGTGAGGAGTGGAAATGGGTTTTGGGAGGCGCGGAATGAGGGTGTGAGGGCGGTGGCGCAGTGTGAGAGGGCGCTGTTTGGGTGCGATTGCGCGGAGTGTGTCGGCCGTGCTGCGGAGGTTGCGCAGGAGGACTGCGGCGGTGCGCTGTCTGCTGATGTTTATTTGAATGGATGCTATCTCAGCTATACTACCTATACATACCCATCAG GTTACAAGAAGAATGGTTCAAGTGGGAGGGTAGCAGCTATTGTGTTGGGTGGCTTGGCATCCATTGGATTAGCCCTTATTCTCCTCATGTTTTTCAAGTCTTGTGGAAAAAAAGATGatgattaa